Proteins from a single region of Streptomyces spinoverrucosus:
- a CDS encoding sigma-70 family RNA polymerase sigma factor: MATRAVARRTSAAGGTVDAASSVRAHGGEIADRDLVGMYLDEIARTPLLDAAKEVELSQTIEAGVFARQVLDGYEESKADATREELQALVDEGERAKDIFIRSNLRLVVAVARRYPRSGLPLLDLIQEGNAGLVRAVEKFDYRKGFKFSTYATWWIRQAITRSIADQSRTIRLPVHLVEELGRIRRVQREFNRDHGREPEPVEIAEELGSTPERISDVLDWARDPVSLNMSVDDEGETQFGDLLEDTSAVSPEQSVMTLLRSEELDDLIGRLDQRTASIIKMRYGIEDGRERTLTEVGKEHGLTRERIRQIEKHALLELKKLARQTGFDAAA; the protein is encoded by the coding sequence ATGGCAACCCGTGCCGTCGCCCGTCGTACGTCCGCCGCAGGCGGGACCGTCGACGCGGCCAGCAGTGTTCGCGCCCATGGCGGCGAGATCGCGGACCGCGATCTGGTCGGCATGTATCTCGACGAGATCGCGCGGACGCCGCTGCTCGACGCCGCCAAGGAGGTCGAGCTGTCCCAGACCATCGAGGCGGGTGTGTTCGCGCGACAGGTCCTCGACGGGTACGAGGAGTCCAAGGCGGACGCCACCCGTGAGGAGCTTCAGGCCCTGGTCGACGAGGGGGAGCGGGCCAAGGACATCTTCATCCGCTCCAACCTCCGCCTGGTCGTCGCGGTCGCCCGTCGCTACCCGCGCAGCGGCCTGCCCCTGCTGGACCTGATCCAGGAGGGCAACGCGGGCCTGGTGCGCGCGGTCGAGAAGTTCGACTACCGCAAGGGCTTCAAGTTCTCGACGTACGCCACCTGGTGGATCCGCCAGGCGATCACGCGCTCCATAGCCGACCAGTCGCGCACCATCCGCCTGCCCGTCCACCTGGTGGAGGAGCTGGGCCGGATCCGGCGCGTGCAGCGCGAGTTCAACCGCGACCACGGCCGGGAGCCGGAGCCCGTGGAGATCGCCGAGGAGCTCGGCTCGACGCCGGAGCGCATCAGTGACGTCCTGGACTGGGCGCGTGACCCCGTCTCGCTGAACATGTCGGTGGACGACGAGGGCGAGACCCAGTTCGGCGACCTGCTGGAGGACACGTCGGCGGTCTCCCCCGAGCAGTCCGTGATGACCCTGCTGCGCAGCGAGGAACTGGACGACCTCATCGGCCGCCTCGACCAGCGCACGGCGTCCATCATCAAGATGCGGTACGGCATCGAGGACGGCCGGGAGCGGACCCTGACCGAGGTCGGCAAGGAGCACGGCCTGACCCGTGAGCGCATCCGTCAGATCGAGAAGCACGCCCTGCTGGAGCTGAAGAAGCTGGCACGTCAGACCGGCTTCGACGCCGCCGCGTGA
- a CDS encoding TetR/AcrR family transcriptional regulator — translation MSSTTPAQHPRRSSASSSASPSPSAASLTERRKAETRMEIARAAAGLFVRHGLRGTRAEDIAQAAGIAPRTFYRYFATKEEAVAPLYAAGAQRWVEAVREAPAELSLPQALEHAVRHTLTPGVGVSAASWEWVRTLIRMSEASPALRKVWAEVCRSSEDTLVEVLGERVPPTTDGDDNVAEGASPQLRFTAAVASAVVRVAVESWAAGTAPATGPEGPAELALRNLESLRDFRWG, via the coding sequence GTGAGCAGCACCACCCCAGCACAGCACCCCCGGCGTTCTTCGGCGTCCTCCTCGGCCTCGCCGTCCCCCTCGGCCGCCTCCCTGACCGAGCGGCGCAAGGCGGAGACGCGGATGGAGATCGCCCGCGCGGCGGCGGGCCTTTTCGTGCGGCACGGACTGCGCGGCACCCGCGCCGAGGACATCGCCCAGGCCGCCGGGATCGCGCCGCGCACCTTCTACCGCTACTTCGCCACCAAGGAGGAGGCCGTCGCCCCCCTCTACGCGGCCGGCGCCCAACGCTGGGTGGAAGCGGTCCGCGAGGCCCCGGCCGAGCTGTCGCTCCCGCAGGCGCTGGAGCACGCGGTACGGCACACCCTGACGCCGGGGGTGGGCGTGTCCGCGGCGTCCTGGGAGTGGGTGCGCACGCTGATCCGGATGTCCGAGGCGAGCCCGGCGCTGCGGAAGGTGTGGGCGGAGGTGTGCAGATCCTCGGAGGACACGCTGGTAGAGGTGCTGGGGGAGCGGGTGCCGCCCACTACCGACGGTGACGACAACGTTGCCGAAGGCGCCTCCCCGCAGTTGCGTTTCACCGCGGCCGTCGCGAGCGCGGTCGTACGGGTGGCCGTCGAGTCCTGGGCGGCGGGGACCGCCCCGGCGACGGGACCGGAGGGCCCGGCGGAGCTGGCGCTGCGGAACCTGGAGTCGCTGCGAGACTTCCGGTGGGGGTGA
- a CDS encoding helix-turn-helix transcriptional regulator, protein MTTDTPARLLQLLSLLQTPREWPGGELAERLGVSRRTVRRDVDRLRELGYPVQATKGADGGYRLVAGKAMPPLVLDDEEAVAIAVGLRAGAGHALQGMDEASVRALAKLEQVLPSRLRHRVATLQTATTALTSGDGPTIAPETLTVMASTVAGHERLRFAYRAGDGSESRRLTAPYRLVSTGRRWYLVAYDLGREDWRTFRVDRVSEPFATGARFTPRELPTGSAAEYLRRSIRRQQETYEVTVTFEAPADVVAARLRGWLGAPEPLDEGRCRLRGSTADPLQWVAVRLAMLGFEFTVRQPTELVEYARELGARLSRAAG, encoded by the coding sequence ATGACGACGGACACTCCGGCTCGGCTCCTTCAACTGCTCTCCCTCCTCCAGACGCCCCGCGAATGGCCCGGCGGCGAGCTCGCCGAGCGGCTCGGGGTCTCGCGGCGCACGGTGCGGCGGGACGTCGACCGACTGCGCGAGCTGGGCTATCCCGTGCAGGCGACCAAGGGCGCGGACGGCGGCTACCGGCTCGTCGCGGGCAAGGCCATGCCGCCCCTCGTCCTCGACGACGAGGAGGCGGTGGCGATCGCGGTGGGCCTGCGCGCCGGCGCCGGACACGCGCTTCAGGGCATGGACGAGGCGTCCGTACGCGCGCTGGCCAAGCTGGAGCAGGTGCTGCCGAGCCGGCTACGGCACCGGGTGGCCACCCTGCAGACCGCGACCACGGCACTGACCAGCGGCGACGGGCCGACCATCGCACCCGAGACGCTGACCGTGATGGCGTCGACGGTGGCCGGCCACGAGCGGCTGCGGTTCGCGTACCGCGCCGGGGACGGCAGTGAGTCGCGGCGCCTGACCGCGCCGTACCGGCTGGTGTCCACGGGTCGGCGCTGGTACCTCGTGGCGTACGACCTCGGCCGCGAGGACTGGCGTACCTTCCGCGTCGACCGGGTGAGCGAGCCGTTCGCGACCGGAGCGCGGTTCACGCCACGGGAGTTGCCGACCGGGAGTGCGGCGGAGTACCTGCGGCGGTCGATCCGGCGTCAGCAGGAGACGTACGAGGTCACAGTCACGTTCGAGGCGCCCGCCGACGTCGTCGCGGCGCGGCTGCGGGGGTGGCTGGGTGCGCCGGAGCCGCTCGACGAGGGCAGGTGCCGGTTGCGCGGCAGCACGGCCGACCCGTTGCAGTGGGTGGCGGTACGGCTGGCGATGCTGGGCTTCGAGTTCACGGTGCGGCAGCCGACGGAACTCGTGGAGTACGCCCGGGAGTTGGGGGCACGGCTGAGCCGGGCGGCGGGGTGA
- a CDS encoding MFS transporter — MTSTETSQPGPGMPSIPDRRRWFALAIVMTAAFMDLVDVTIVNIAIPSIQRHEGASFSQIQWITAGYALAFAAGLITGGRLGDIHGRKRVFLIGIGGFTLASALCGLAATPEMLVGARILQGAMAALMVPQVLAIVHATFPAHERGKVFGLFGAVVGLGAVSGPLLGALLTEWNLFGLEWRPIFLINLPVGVAGLILGRRFITESRAPYALKLDLVGVALVTLGLLMLLYPLTRGRELGWPVWGYVSMGGALVVGGALVAYERRKAARDGSPLIELSLFRVKSFAAGIAVQTVFGIALGIFFLVWTLYMQFGLGWGPLRAGLTGVPFSIAVSVAAGVSVQKLVPRFGRGVLQAGALVMAAGLGLYIWESERYGLAIASWQMALPLVVMGAGMGLIVAPLTDAILSEVPREHAGSASGLISTVQQMGNALGLGLVSVVFFGVVDERIVSAGAGPAFVDGFQHAVGWVAGVMVVIFLLMFALPRRAAGHAEGGVDEPVVAAEKEAALVH, encoded by the coding sequence ATGACCTCCACCGAGACCTCTCAGCCCGGACCGGGCATGCCCTCGATACCGGATCGCCGTCGCTGGTTCGCGCTCGCGATCGTGATGACCGCCGCCTTCATGGACCTCGTCGACGTCACGATCGTGAACATCGCCATCCCGTCGATCCAGCGCCACGAGGGCGCCTCCTTCAGCCAGATCCAGTGGATCACCGCCGGATACGCGCTCGCCTTCGCCGCGGGCCTGATCACCGGCGGCCGCCTCGGCGACATCCACGGCCGCAAACGCGTCTTCCTCATCGGCATCGGCGGCTTCACCCTCGCGTCCGCGCTGTGCGGCCTCGCCGCCACCCCCGAGATGCTGGTCGGCGCGCGGATCCTGCAGGGTGCGATGGCGGCGCTGATGGTGCCGCAGGTCCTGGCGATCGTGCACGCCACCTTCCCGGCGCACGAACGCGGCAAGGTCTTCGGCCTGTTCGGCGCCGTCGTAGGCCTCGGCGCGGTCTCCGGCCCGCTGCTCGGCGCGCTGCTGACCGAGTGGAACCTCTTCGGCCTCGAATGGCGCCCGATCTTCCTGATCAACCTTCCGGTGGGCGTCGCCGGCCTGATCCTGGGCCGCCGTTTCATCACCGAGTCCAGGGCGCCGTACGCCCTGAAACTGGACCTCGTCGGCGTCGCCCTGGTGACGCTGGGGCTGCTGATGCTGCTCTACCCGCTGACCCGCGGCCGCGAGCTGGGCTGGCCGGTGTGGGGGTACGTCTCGATGGGCGGCGCACTCGTCGTCGGCGGGGCGCTGGTGGCGTACGAGCGGCGCAAGGCGGCGCGCGACGGCTCCCCGCTGATCGAGTTGTCGCTGTTCAGGGTGAAGAGCTTCGCCGCCGGTATCGCCGTGCAGACCGTGTTCGGGATCGCGCTCGGCATCTTCTTCCTGGTGTGGACGCTGTACATGCAGTTCGGCCTCGGCTGGGGCCCGCTGCGGGCCGGGCTGACCGGGGTGCCGTTCTCGATCGCGGTGTCGGTGGCCGCCGGGGTGTCGGTGCAGAAGCTGGTGCCGCGCTTCGGTCGCGGGGTGCTGCAGGCGGGCGCGCTGGTGATGGCCGCCGGGCTGGGCCTCTACATCTGGGAGTCCGAGCGGTACGGCCTCGCCATCGCCTCCTGGCAGATGGCCCTGCCGCTGGTCGTGATGGGCGCGGGCATGGGCCTGATCGTCGCCCCGCTGACCGACGCGATCCTGTCCGAGGTGCCGCGCGAGCACGCCGGTTCGGCGTCCGGGCTGATCAGCACGGTGCAGCAGATGGGCAACGCGCTCGGGCTCGGGCTGGTGTCCGTGGTCTTCTTCGGCGTGGTGGACGAGCGGATCGTCTCCGCCGGGGCGGGGCCGGCGTTCGTGGACGGCTTCCAGCACGCGGTGGGGTGGGTCGCCGGGGTGATGGTGGTGATCTTCCTGCTGATGTTCGCGCTGCCCAGGCGGGCGGCGGGGCATGCCGAGGGCGGCGTGGATGAGCCGGTCGTCGCGGCGGAGAAGGAAGCGGCGCTGGTGCACTGA